A genome region from Anopheles stephensi strain Indian chromosome 2, UCI_ANSTEP_V1.0, whole genome shotgun sequence includes the following:
- the LOC118517645 gene encoding uncharacterized protein LOC118517645 isoform X2 — protein MKAQSSASTSAPHLYGSASPSMLPSATAARSMLSAGTFSKVQRQPNHHPLHVQQHIHDSQYSYVTNGSVICNKNGTFGESNRIISNSSNNITTTAAQMQSPSVKLSTSSLSAVKSHRNPPPFNHFNHSGSSATGGMPMLGNAHPDSCISGSSSSSCGVNYSTSALHTPTVQLKPMLKKADSIDIFDSKKLERGISRATENVTLVSRARQEFEMDFHAHIHEQNDKNLNFIDTPDYTFTLPDLTKYTDDFRKFLEKDLIENSTLNSLEATNRLNWWYESGACRKLWPLATTGDGNCLLHAASLAMWGFHDRRLTLRRTLHDILSKEEFRDALYRRWRFQQTRVNKQAGFVFCESEWAKEWEEIVAIASPEPRRNSKSTGPSRRRSLLIEKNFDAVTGGTGSAALINDREGESATYESLEEIHVLALAHILRRTIIVVSDVFLRDINGEAFSPIPFGGVYLPFEVPSNECHRAPLLLAYDMAHFSALVAMEAGSDSPPALIPLVDETNQLLPIQFCIDPGKDFNWSEYDGSDGNWILTDREHIALLKEYLDIVHATGLESPDDEIYYDDYSDDEYEKKIAEGEIVFTSDENYNHNISTTPVAVTSAAPAAAAASSTVVAATTTTTATPVAGGTIASMTASNQSLPAGSSGKDAGGKSKAAKQLQSVAKQFGSIGKSMSRKLRKNIGSITRIGSKSSHSGSSTGGANGKKSHYSSDKSNFRNEYPRFRILCAQLKSRRHEYQEEMIKNYLECAQERYLEAEKLRDRKEIERLTKYVAEVGQLHHEIDYTGDAGVPELSELDGGPPVNCINAGCLNYGTAATSYMCLDCYEMQCKRESSNTKCNVDPTDYTPRYGTGKSKFYAEADMDAHDRIQKLPSARRLNDLDQTLYLSRSTFYNDTKPDDIHSLAGSGYRQSVPEQVPHAAAVGFVRQNSQPQQLHHHHHHHHHHHQQPQQQQQQHQPHYHRGEEMSKPLHHQQHQHQPHVATAACMEYSTSAKPPAGPSSSGSTTSSSSGIVASVYSPGGSGQSGTPHSSSTPYTRTERALCVVNLPPVSSSPGPDGGQFANCHNGIAATGVNEAIRSMHPFSSSSSSSSLGAGVGGGSGHQTAPPPIVTSSHYGKNQLCRTEGCKFYGSINTNFYCSKCCQEYNI, from the exons ATGAAAGCACAATCATCCGCATCCACATCGGCGCCACATTTGTACGGATCGGCGTCTCCTTCCATGCTGCCATCGGCAACAGCGGCGCGATCGATGCTATCCGCGGGTACATTTAGTAAAGTTCAACGCCAACCCAACCACCACCCGCTACATGTGCAGCAACACATTCATGATTCACAATATTCATACGTCACTAACGGGAGTGTGATCTGCAACAAGAACGGCACATTTGGTGAAAGCAACCGAATAATTAGCAATAGCAGCAATAACATAACGACCACCGCCGCGCAAATGCAATCTCCATCGGTAAAGCTATCCACCTCATCGCTGTCCGCGGTGAAGTCGCATCGCAATCCACCACCGTTTAACCATTTTAACCATTCCGGGTCGTCGGCCACCGGGGGCATGCCGATGCTGGGGAATGCGCATCCGGACAGCTGcatcagcggcagcagcagcagcagctgtggcGTCAACTACAGCACTTCCGCATTACACACACCGACCGTACAGCTGAAGCCAATGCTCAAGAAAGCCGATTCAATTGACATTTTCGATA GCAAAAAGTTAGAGCGGGGAATTTCTCGTGCCACCGAAAATGTGACACTGGTGTCGCGTGCCAGACAAGAGTTTGAGATGGATTTTCACGCTCACATTCACGAGCAGAATGACAAAAACTTGAACTTTATCGATACGCCGGACTATACGTTCACGCTGCCCGACCTAACGAAGTATACGGACGACTTCCG cAAATTTCTCGAAAAAGATCTTATCGAAAACTCTACGCTCAACTCGCTGGAAGCAACGAACCGGCTGAACTGGTGGTATGAATCGGGCGCCTGCCGCAAATTGTGGCCACTGGCAACTACCGGCGATGGCAACTGCCTGCTACACGCCGCCTCGCTGGCCATGTGGGGCTTTCACGACCGTCGTTTGACGCTGCGCCGTACGCTGCACGACATCCTGTCGAAGGAAGAGTTTCGGGACGCGCTGTACCGGCGGTGGCGCTTCCAGCAAACGCGCGTCAACAAGCAGGCAGGGTTTGTGTTCTGCGAAAGCGAGTGGGCCaaggaatgggaagaaattgTGGCCATCGCGTCACCCGAACCGAGGCGCAATTCGAAAAGCACAGGCCCGTCCCGTCGTCGATCACTGTTGATCGAGAAAAACTTTGACGCTGTAACGGGTGGGACGGGTTCGGCGGCGCTCATTAACGATCGGGAGGGCGAAAGTGCTACGTACGAAAGTCTGGAGGAGATTCATGTGCTAGCGCTGGCGCACATTCTGCGACGCACGATCATCGTAGTGTCCGATGTGTTTCTGAGGGACATTAATGGCGAAGCATTTTCACCCATACCGTTCGGTGGCGTGTACTTGCCGTTCGAGGTACCGTCGAACGAATGCCACCGTGCGCCGTTGCTGCTGGCGTACGACATGGCACACTTTTCGGCGCTAGTAGCAATGGAGGCGGGTAGCGATAGTCCGCCGGCGCTAATACCGCTGGTGGACGAAACCAATCAGCTGCTTCCGATACAGTTTTGTATTGATCCGGGGAAAGATTTCAACTGGAGCGAGTACGACGGTAGCGACGGAAACTGGATACTGACGGACCGTGAGCACATAGCGCTGTTGAAGGAATATCTCGACATAGTGCATGCAACCGGCCTCGAGAGTCCGGACGATGAGATCTACTACGACGATTACTCCGACGATGAGTATGAGAAGAAAATTGCCGAAGGAGAAATAGTGTTCACATCGGACGAAAATTACAATCATAACATTAGTACGACGCCGGTAGCGGTCACTAgcgcagcaccagcagcagcagctgcatccTCGACGGTAGTGGCggcgacgacaacgacgaccgCAACTCCAGTTGCTGGAGGAACAATCGCTTCCATGACGGCTTCCAACCAATCGCTCCCGGCCGGTAGCAGTGGAAAAGACGCTGGAGGGAAAAGCAAAGCGGCCAAACAGCTGCAAAGTGTTGCCAAACAGTTTGGCAGCATCGGAAAATCGATGAGCCGCAAGCTGCGCAAAAACATCGGCTCGATTACACGCATCGGTAGCAAAAGCAGTCACAGCGGTAGCAGCACCGGTGGAGCCAATGGTAAAAAGTCACACTACAGCAGCGATAAGAGCAACTTCCGGAACGAGTATCCGCGGTTTCGGATTTTGTGCGCACAGTTAAAATCGCGCCGCCACGAGTACCAGGAGGAGATGATCAAGAACTATCTCGAGTGCGCCCAGGAGCGGTACCTGGAGGCGGAGAAGTTGCGCGATCGGAAGGAAATCGAGCGTCTCACCAAGTACGTGGCTGAGGTAGGACAGCTGCACCACGAGATTGACTACACGGGTGATGCAGGTGTGCCGGAACTGTCCGAGCTGGACGGAGGGCCGCCCGTGAACTGTATCAATGCCGGGTGTCTCAACTACGGTACAGCGGCAACCAGTTACATGTGCCTAGATTGCTATGAAATGCAATGCAAGCGAGAGTCATCCAACACGAAATGTAACGTCGACCCGACGGATTACACCCCTCGCTACGGGACGGGAAAGTCAAAGTTTTACGCTGAAGCTGACATGGACGCGCACGATCGAATACAAAAGCTACCGTCGGCGAGACGCTTGAACGATCTCGATCAAACACTCTATCTGTCGCGATCGACGTTCTACAACGATACCAAACCGGACGACATCCACTCACTGGCGGGCTCTGGCTACAGGCAAAGTGTACCGGAACAGGTGCCACATGCGGCGGCAGTGGGGTTTGTCAGACAGAATTCTCAACCGCAACAgcttcaccatcatcatcatcatcaccaccaccatcaccagcagccgcagcagcagcagcagcaacaccagcccCACTATCATAGAGGAGAAGAAATGAGCAAACCGTTACACcatcaacagcaccagcaccagccgcACGTGGCTACCGCGGCGTGCATGGAATATTCTACCAGTGCCAAACCACCTGCGGgtccatcatcatccggcTCTACCACTTCCAGCTCGAGTGGCATTGTTGCGTCCGTATACTCACCGGGCGGCAGTGGACAGAGCGGTACCCCCCACAGTTCGAGCACACCTTACACCCGTACCGAGCGAGCATTGTGTGTGGTGAATCTGCCCCCCGTATCGAGCAGTCCGGGCCCGGATGGTGGCCAGTTTGCAAACTGCCACAATGGAATAGCGGCTACCGGTGTGAACGAAGCCATACGCTCCATGCATCCCttttcgtcatcgtcgtcctcgtcctcgCTCGGTGCTGGGGTGGGTGGGGGTAGCGGACACCaaacggcaccaccaccaatcgtAACCAGCAGTCACTATGGCAAAAATCAGCTTTGCCGCACGGAAGGGTGCAAATTCTATGGCAGTATCAATACTAACTTTTATTGCTCCAAGTGCTGTCAAGAGTACAACATTTAA
- the LOC118517653 gene encoding sulfate transporter-like, with product MRATPRNSNGVANPGYSRDGNETPERTGGRRSRSKISQVIVARPHYQQEDLNNAFNYFKPKSNFYQEAMENMREMDTKTCLTGLFPIFRWLPEYSFPSDFIGDLISGLTVGVMHIPQGMGYALIANMPPITGIYTAFFPVFIYFLLGTSRHNSMGTLAVVSIMTGKVVYNHSGEGSNYTNLEVGTALCFLVGIIQLVMCLLRMGAASFLLSEALVSGFTTGAAVYVFTSQMKDILGVTLPPLGSRFEIVHTYYELGKRIPDTNLVNLGVAIVAIIVLLINNEIIKPRLAKVCIIPIPIQLILVVSGTLLSIQFNLKDNYGLKVVGSIPQGLPAPTVPNFNIIPEILMESITVAIVGYTVSVSLGIIFAKKENYEIGFNQELLALGAGNVFGSFFSCYPFAASLSRAAIQYLAGGKTQITGLVSCSLLAVVLLFVASFFQPLPRCILASIIAVSVQGLLMQAKDLPKFWRQGFFDGVTWVLTFVSVVFISIDVGLLVGFALSVSSIFFRALKPYMCQLGNVPNSDVYLDITRYEGLIEHRGIKIIHYSGGLHFASRAVFKSNICQFLNINITEETKRRKAPGFVEADDAIKYLILDFTALSYIDPSAISTFKTFVRDLEVIDVQTLLAGCSPLVFEKMKKCNFIGVEENYVRTYPTVHDAVHYAQKQLRLRAGVAQTIQEVRL from the exons ATGCGAGCGACACCGCGCAACTCGAACGGAGTTGCAAATCCGGGCTACAGCCGTGATGGTAACGAAACGCCGGAAAGGACCGGTGGCCGGCGGTCGAGATCGAAAATATCGCAGGTCATTGTGGCCCGGCCCCACTACCAGCAGGAGGATCTGAACAATGCCTTCAACTACTTCAAACCCAAGTCCAACTTTTACCAGGAAGCGATGGAGAATATGCGCGAGATGGACACAAAGACGTGCCTGACGGGGCTGTTTCCAATTTTTCGCTGGCTGCCGGAATACTCCTTTCCCAGCGATTTTATTGGCGATCTGATCAGTGGCCTAACCGTCGGTGTGATGCACATCCCGCAGGGGATGGGCTATGCGCTAATCGCTAACATGCCACCGATCACCGGTATCTATACGGCGTTCTTTCCCGTCTTCATCTACTTCCTGCTCGGTACATCGAGACACAATTCCATGG GTACACTGGCGGTGGTGTCGATCATGACCGGTAAGGTGGTTTACAACCATTCCGGCGAGGGTTCGAACTATACCAACCTGGAGGTCGGAACTGCGCTGTGTTTTTTGGTTGGCATAATACAG CTTGTAATGTGTCTGCTCAGGATGGGTGCAGCGTCTTTTCTGCTGTCCGAAGCGTTAGTATCGGGATTCACTACAGGGGCCGCCGTTTACGTGTTTACGTCGCAAATGAAGGACATTCTGGGTGTTACCCTTCCACCGCTGGGCAGCAGGTTCGAGATTGTCCAC ACCTATTACGAGCTTGGGAAACGGATACCGGATACGAATCTGGTGAACTTGGGCGTAGCCATCGTGGCGATCATCGTGCTGTTGATCAACAACGAAATCATTAAG CCACGTCTAGCCAAAGTGTGCAtcattccgattccgatccAGCTAATACTCGTAGTCAGTGGCACTCTGCTCTCCATTCAGTTTAATCTAAAGGACAACTATGGGCTAAAGGTAGTTGGGTCCATCCCTCAAGGGCTGCCAG CTCCCACCGTTCCCAACTTCAACATAATACCGGAAATTCTCATGGAAAGTATCACGGTGGCCATCGTCGGGTACACCGTGTCCGTATCGTTGGGGATCATCTTCGCCAAGAAGGAAAACTACGAAATCGGCTTCAACCAGGAACTGCTGGCACTCGGTGCGGGCAACGTGTTTGGATCGTTCTTCTCGTGCTATCCGTTCGCCGCCTCACTGTCCCGTGCCGCCATCCAGTATTTGGCCGGTggaaaaacacaaatcacgGGGCTCGTTTCGTGCAGCTTGCTGGCGGTCGTGCTGCTGTTTGTGGCGTCATTTTTCCAACCACTACCCCGCTGCATTCTGGCCAGTATTATTGCCGTTTCCGTGCAAGGGCTGTTGATGCAGGCGAAGGATCTGCCCAAGTTCTGGCGGCAGGGATTCTTCGATGGCGTTACCTGGGTGCTTACGTTCGTGTCGGTGGTGTTCATCTCGATCGACGTCGGTCTGCTGGTTGGCTTTGCGCTGAGCGTTTCGAGTATCTTTTTCCGCGCGCTTAAACCGTACATGTGCCAGCTGGGGAATGTGCCCAACTCGGACGTGTACTTGGACATTACGCGCTACGAAGGG CTGATCGAACATCGGGGCATCAAGATCATACATTACAGCGGAGGACTACACTTTGCTTCGCGGGCCGTGTTCAAAAGCAACATCTGCCAGTTTCTCAACATCAACATTACGGAAGAGACGAAACGGCGCAAGGCGCCCGGGTTCGTCGAGGCGGACGATGCCATCAAGTACCTCATCCTGGACTTTACTGCCCTCAGCTACATCGACCCGTCCGCCATCTCCACGTTCAAGACGTTCGTCAGGGATTTGGAGGTGATCGATGTGCAAACGCTGCTGGCCGGCTGCTCACCGTTGGTGTTTGAAAAGATGAAGAAATGCAACTTTATCGGTGTGGAGGAAAACTATGTGCGCACGTACCCTACCGTGCACGATGCCGTGCACTACGCCCAAAAGCAGCTGAGATTGCGTGCTGGGGTGGCGCAAACGATTCAGGAGGTACGGTTGTAA
- the LOC118517645 gene encoding uncharacterized protein LOC118517645 isoform X1: protein MNMETTHLVTEFITHTGANTQDAVSCLKSWEWDLKKALIDYNDTSTTEYFNNKKNENEDLMKAQSSASTSAPHLYGSASPSMLPSATAARSMLSAGTFSKVQRQPNHHPLHVQQHIHDSQYSYVTNGSVICNKNGTFGESNRIISNSSNNITTTAAQMQSPSVKLSTSSLSAVKSHRNPPPFNHFNHSGSSATGGMPMLGNAHPDSCISGSSSSSCGVNYSTSALHTPTVQLKPMLKKADSIDIFDSKKLERGISRATENVTLVSRARQEFEMDFHAHIHEQNDKNLNFIDTPDYTFTLPDLTKYTDDFRKFLEKDLIENSTLNSLEATNRLNWWYESGACRKLWPLATTGDGNCLLHAASLAMWGFHDRRLTLRRTLHDILSKEEFRDALYRRWRFQQTRVNKQAGFVFCESEWAKEWEEIVAIASPEPRRNSKSTGPSRRRSLLIEKNFDAVTGGTGSAALINDREGESATYESLEEIHVLALAHILRRTIIVVSDVFLRDINGEAFSPIPFGGVYLPFEVPSNECHRAPLLLAYDMAHFSALVAMEAGSDSPPALIPLVDETNQLLPIQFCIDPGKDFNWSEYDGSDGNWILTDREHIALLKEYLDIVHATGLESPDDEIYYDDYSDDEYEKKIAEGEIVFTSDENYNHNISTTPVAVTSAAPAAAAASSTVVAATTTTTATPVAGGTIASMTASNQSLPAGSSGKDAGGKSKAAKQLQSVAKQFGSIGKSMSRKLRKNIGSITRIGSKSSHSGSSTGGANGKKSHYSSDKSNFRNEYPRFRILCAQLKSRRHEYQEEMIKNYLECAQERYLEAEKLRDRKEIERLTKYVAEVGQLHHEIDYTGDAGVPELSELDGGPPVNCINAGCLNYGTAATSYMCLDCYEMQCKRESSNTKCNVDPTDYTPRYGTGKSKFYAEADMDAHDRIQKLPSARRLNDLDQTLYLSRSTFYNDTKPDDIHSLAGSGYRQSVPEQVPHAAAVGFVRQNSQPQQLHHHHHHHHHHHQQPQQQQQQHQPHYHRGEEMSKPLHHQQHQHQPHVATAACMEYSTSAKPPAGPSSSGSTTSSSSGIVASVYSPGGSGQSGTPHSSSTPYTRTERALCVVNLPPVSSSPGPDGGQFANCHNGIAATGVNEAIRSMHPFSSSSSSSSLGAGVGGGSGHQTAPPPIVTSSHYGKNQLCRTEGCKFYGSINTNFYCSKCCQEYNI, encoded by the exons ATACTTCGACTACGGAATATttcaacaacaagaaaaatgaaaacgaagATCTAATGAAAGCACAATCATCCGCATCCACATCGGCGCCACATTTGTACGGATCGGCGTCTCCTTCCATGCTGCCATCGGCAACAGCGGCGCGATCGATGCTATCCGCGGGTACATTTAGTAAAGTTCAACGCCAACCCAACCACCACCCGCTACATGTGCAGCAACACATTCATGATTCACAATATTCATACGTCACTAACGGGAGTGTGATCTGCAACAAGAACGGCACATTTGGTGAAAGCAACCGAATAATTAGCAATAGCAGCAATAACATAACGACCACCGCCGCGCAAATGCAATCTCCATCGGTAAAGCTATCCACCTCATCGCTGTCCGCGGTGAAGTCGCATCGCAATCCACCACCGTTTAACCATTTTAACCATTCCGGGTCGTCGGCCACCGGGGGCATGCCGATGCTGGGGAATGCGCATCCGGACAGCTGcatcagcggcagcagcagcagcagctgtggcGTCAACTACAGCACTTCCGCATTACACACACCGACCGTACAGCTGAAGCCAATGCTCAAGAAAGCCGATTCAATTGACATTTTCGATA GCAAAAAGTTAGAGCGGGGAATTTCTCGTGCCACCGAAAATGTGACACTGGTGTCGCGTGCCAGACAAGAGTTTGAGATGGATTTTCACGCTCACATTCACGAGCAGAATGACAAAAACTTGAACTTTATCGATACGCCGGACTATACGTTCACGCTGCCCGACCTAACGAAGTATACGGACGACTTCCG cAAATTTCTCGAAAAAGATCTTATCGAAAACTCTACGCTCAACTCGCTGGAAGCAACGAACCGGCTGAACTGGTGGTATGAATCGGGCGCCTGCCGCAAATTGTGGCCACTGGCAACTACCGGCGATGGCAACTGCCTGCTACACGCCGCCTCGCTGGCCATGTGGGGCTTTCACGACCGTCGTTTGACGCTGCGCCGTACGCTGCACGACATCCTGTCGAAGGAAGAGTTTCGGGACGCGCTGTACCGGCGGTGGCGCTTCCAGCAAACGCGCGTCAACAAGCAGGCAGGGTTTGTGTTCTGCGAAAGCGAGTGGGCCaaggaatgggaagaaattgTGGCCATCGCGTCACCCGAACCGAGGCGCAATTCGAAAAGCACAGGCCCGTCCCGTCGTCGATCACTGTTGATCGAGAAAAACTTTGACGCTGTAACGGGTGGGACGGGTTCGGCGGCGCTCATTAACGATCGGGAGGGCGAAAGTGCTACGTACGAAAGTCTGGAGGAGATTCATGTGCTAGCGCTGGCGCACATTCTGCGACGCACGATCATCGTAGTGTCCGATGTGTTTCTGAGGGACATTAATGGCGAAGCATTTTCACCCATACCGTTCGGTGGCGTGTACTTGCCGTTCGAGGTACCGTCGAACGAATGCCACCGTGCGCCGTTGCTGCTGGCGTACGACATGGCACACTTTTCGGCGCTAGTAGCAATGGAGGCGGGTAGCGATAGTCCGCCGGCGCTAATACCGCTGGTGGACGAAACCAATCAGCTGCTTCCGATACAGTTTTGTATTGATCCGGGGAAAGATTTCAACTGGAGCGAGTACGACGGTAGCGACGGAAACTGGATACTGACGGACCGTGAGCACATAGCGCTGTTGAAGGAATATCTCGACATAGTGCATGCAACCGGCCTCGAGAGTCCGGACGATGAGATCTACTACGACGATTACTCCGACGATGAGTATGAGAAGAAAATTGCCGAAGGAGAAATAGTGTTCACATCGGACGAAAATTACAATCATAACATTAGTACGACGCCGGTAGCGGTCACTAgcgcagcaccagcagcagcagctgcatccTCGACGGTAGTGGCggcgacgacaacgacgaccgCAACTCCAGTTGCTGGAGGAACAATCGCTTCCATGACGGCTTCCAACCAATCGCTCCCGGCCGGTAGCAGTGGAAAAGACGCTGGAGGGAAAAGCAAAGCGGCCAAACAGCTGCAAAGTGTTGCCAAACAGTTTGGCAGCATCGGAAAATCGATGAGCCGCAAGCTGCGCAAAAACATCGGCTCGATTACACGCATCGGTAGCAAAAGCAGTCACAGCGGTAGCAGCACCGGTGGAGCCAATGGTAAAAAGTCACACTACAGCAGCGATAAGAGCAACTTCCGGAACGAGTATCCGCGGTTTCGGATTTTGTGCGCACAGTTAAAATCGCGCCGCCACGAGTACCAGGAGGAGATGATCAAGAACTATCTCGAGTGCGCCCAGGAGCGGTACCTGGAGGCGGAGAAGTTGCGCGATCGGAAGGAAATCGAGCGTCTCACCAAGTACGTGGCTGAGGTAGGACAGCTGCACCACGAGATTGACTACACGGGTGATGCAGGTGTGCCGGAACTGTCCGAGCTGGACGGAGGGCCGCCCGTGAACTGTATCAATGCCGGGTGTCTCAACTACGGTACAGCGGCAACCAGTTACATGTGCCTAGATTGCTATGAAATGCAATGCAAGCGAGAGTCATCCAACACGAAATGTAACGTCGACCCGACGGATTACACCCCTCGCTACGGGACGGGAAAGTCAAAGTTTTACGCTGAAGCTGACATGGACGCGCACGATCGAATACAAAAGCTACCGTCGGCGAGACGCTTGAACGATCTCGATCAAACACTCTATCTGTCGCGATCGACGTTCTACAACGATACCAAACCGGACGACATCCACTCACTGGCGGGCTCTGGCTACAGGCAAAGTGTACCGGAACAGGTGCCACATGCGGCGGCAGTGGGGTTTGTCAGACAGAATTCTCAACCGCAACAgcttcaccatcatcatcatcatcaccaccaccatcaccagcagccgcagcagcagcagcagcaacaccagcccCACTATCATAGAGGAGAAGAAATGAGCAAACCGTTACACcatcaacagcaccagcaccagccgcACGTGGCTACCGCGGCGTGCATGGAATATTCTACCAGTGCCAAACCACCTGCGGgtccatcatcatccggcTCTACCACTTCCAGCTCGAGTGGCATTGTTGCGTCCGTATACTCACCGGGCGGCAGTGGACAGAGCGGTACCCCCCACAGTTCGAGCACACCTTACACCCGTACCGAGCGAGCATTGTGTGTGGTGAATCTGCCCCCCGTATCGAGCAGTCCGGGCCCGGATGGTGGCCAGTTTGCAAACTGCCACAATGGAATAGCGGCTACCGGTGTGAACGAAGCCATACGCTCCATGCATCCCttttcgtcatcgtcgtcctcgtcctcgCTCGGTGCTGGGGTGGGTGGGGGTAGCGGACACCaaacggcaccaccaccaatcgtAACCAGCAGTCACTATGGCAAAAATCAGCTTTGCCGCACGGAAGGGTGCAAATTCTATGGCAGTATCAATACTAACTTTTATTGCTCCAAGTGCTGTCAAGAGTACAACATTTAA